In one window of Hevea brasiliensis isolate MT/VB/25A 57/8 chromosome 10, ASM3005281v1, whole genome shotgun sequence DNA:
- the LOC131169349 gene encoding uncharacterized protein LOC131169349: MNPKEHCKAITLRSGRTLQEPEEKQTQKEETPQNHEIQEEEEEKQAEESKKEEEKEKKKLPEPYQLHLPFPQRFQKAILDKQFGKFLEVLQKLYINIPFIEALSEMPSYTKYLKEILSKKKRMEDYETVALIEECSVILQSKLPPKLKAPGSFSIPCLIGNMNIDKVLCDLRANVSLMPLSICGRAETNYHLLVIIRQTCQVYPFSILENIPIKVEKFFILVDFIVLEM, from the coding sequence ATGAATCCCAAGGAACATTGCAAAGCTATCACATTGAGAAGTGGGAGAACATTACAAGAACCAGAAGAAAAGCAAACACAGAAGGAAGAAACTCCTCAAAATCATGAGAttcaagaagaggaagaagagaaacaagCTGAGGAGAGCAAAAAAGAGGAGGAAAAGGAGAAAAAGAAACTGCCAGAACCTTACCAGCTCcatttaccttttcctcagagattccagAAAGCTATATTGGATAAGCAGTTTGGGAAATTTTTAGAGGTTTTGCAGAAGCTCTACATCAATATTCCTTTTATAGAAGCATTATCTGAGATGCCCTCCTATACAAAATATCTAAAGGAAATCCTTTCCAAGAAAAAGAGAATGGAGGACTATGAGACAGTTGCCCTAATAGAAGAATGTAGTGTCATCCTACAGAGCAAGCTGCCTCCAAAATTGAAAGCTCCTGGAAGCTTTTCCATACCATGCTTGATTGGCAATATGAATATTGACAAAGTCCTCTGTGACCTTAGAGCCAACGTGAGCCTAATGCCCTTATCCATATGTGGGAGAGCTGAGACTAACTACCATCTCCTTGTAATTATCAGACAGACCTGTCAAGTTTACCCATTTAGCATCCTAGAAAACATACCCATCAAGGTGGAAAAATTTTTCATTCTAGTAGATTTTATTGTCCTAGAGATGTAG